A genome region from Manihot esculenta cultivar AM560-2 chromosome 5, M.esculenta_v8, whole genome shotgun sequence includes the following:
- the LOC110614270 gene encoding COP9 signalosome complex subunit 4, which translates to MESAFASASAITDQRQKIEQYRHILASVLLSDDVIQAKKFIDHVLSDDVPLVVSRQLLQTFALALERLEPETQKEIAHYTLAQIQPRVVSFEEQVLIIREKLADLYESEQEWSKAAQMLSGIDLDSGMRVIDDTFRLSKCVQIARLYLEDDDAVNAEAFINKASFLVSNSQHEVLNLQYKICYARVLDIKRKFLEAALRYYDISQIEKRQIGDETIDEEALQQALSAAVTCTILAAAGPQRSRVLATLYKDERCSKLRVYPILQKVYLERILRKPEIDAFAEELKTHQLALLPDNFTVLDRAMIEHNLLSASKLYSNISFDELGTLLGIPPNKAEKIASRMIYEDRMRGSIDQVEAVIHFEDDTEELQQWDQQIVGLCQALNDVLDSMAKRGLSIPV; encoded by the exons ATGGAGAGTGCCTTTGCGAGCGCCTCTGCAATCACGGACCAGAGACAAAAGATCGAACAGTACAGGCACATTCTCGCTTCCGTCCTCTTATCAGACGACGTCATTCAGGCTAAGAAGTTTATCGATCATG TTTTGTCGGATGATGTGCCATTGGTGGTTTCGAGGCAGCTATTACAGACTTTTGCACTGGCACTGGAGAGATTGGAGCCAGAGACGCAAAAGGAGATTGCCCATTATACTCTTGCCCAGATTCAGCCTCGGGTTGTTTCTTTCGAAGAACAG GTTTTAATAATTAGAGAGAAACTCGCAGATCTATATGAGTCAGAGCAAGAATGGTCAAAAGCAGCTCAGATGCTCAGTGGCATTGATCTAGACTCTGGAATGAG GGTCATTGATGATACATTTAGGTTATCTAAATGTGTCCAAATTGCTCGCTTATATCTTGAG GATGATGATGCAGTTAATGCAGAGGCTTTCATCAATAAAGCTTCGTTTTTGGTTAGCAACAGCCAGCACGAAGTATTGAACTTACAATACAAG ATTTGTTATGCCAGGGTTTTGGACATCAAGAGGAAGTTTTTGGAAGCTGCACTGCGTTATTATGATATATCCCAAATTGAGAAGAGACAGATAGGAGATGA AACCATTGATGAGGAAGCTCTGCAACAAGCTCTCTCTGCTGCTGTGACATGTACAATCTTGGCTGCTGCAGGTCCTCAACGTTCTCGTGTCCTCGCCACTTTGTATAAG GATGAACGATGCTCAAAGCTTAGAGTTTATCCTATTTTGCAAAAg GTCTATTTAGAGAGAATTCTGAGAAAACCTGAAATTGATGCATTTGCTGAAGAACTAAAGACACATCAG CTAGCCCTTCTGCCAGACAATTTTACTGTTCTGGATCGTGCTATGATTGAGCACAATCTTCTTAGTGCAAGTAAACTCTACTCAAATATAAG ttttgatgagttggGCACCTTGCTGGGAATTCCTCCAAATAAG GCGGAAAAGATAGCATCAAGAATGATATACGAGGATAGAATGAGGGGATCAATTGATCAG GTAGAAGCTGTGATTCACTTTGAGGATGATACTGAAGAGCTGCAGCAATGGGATCAACAG ATTGTTGGCTTGTGTCAGGCCTTGAATGATGTCCTGGATAGCATGGCAAAGAGGGGCTTATCAATCCCTGTCTGA
- the LOC110614569 gene encoding uncharacterized protein LOC110614569 isoform X2, which produces MNWVQRKIYLYNVTFGLYMLDWWERCLFNTLVVVLMWFIFYNGSRFVTEFCKRHLW; this is translated from the exons ATGAACTGGGTTCAGCGCAAGATCTATCTGTATAATGTCACTTTTGGTCTCTACATGTTGGATTGGTGGGAGCGTTGCCTTTTCA ATACTCTGGTGGTGGTGCTGATGTGGTTCATTTTCTACAATGGATCGCGATTTGTGACCGAGTTCTGTAAGAG gcATCTCTGGTGA
- the LOC110614569 gene encoding uncharacterized protein LOC110614569 isoform X1, producing MNWVQRKIYLYNVTFGLYMLDWWERCLFNTLVVVLMWFIFYNGSRFVTEFCKRFNWIFMSKQWLP from the exons ATGAACTGGGTTCAGCGCAAGATCTATCTGTATAATGTCACTTTTGGTCTCTACATGTTGGATTGGTGGGAGCGTTGCCTTTTCA ATACTCTGGTGGTGGTGCTGATGTGGTTCATTTTCTACAATGGATCGCGATTTGTGACCGAGTTCTGTAAGAG GTTTAATTGGATCTTCATGAGCAAGCAGTGGCTCCCATAA